Genomic segment of Clostridiales bacterium:
ACCGGACTCGCTGATGCGATTGTCGCCGCATCGGCCGATTCCGTTGGTGCGGTGCTCGTGACGTTCAACAAGCGACATTTCTCCATGATGAAGGACGTGGTCGTTCCGTACAGTCGCAGTTGAGTGATGTCGAACACGCGCATCAGGCCTGCGCGCACGAGAGTGGCAGGCAGAATGGTTGTAACCCGAGGGCACCCTCTGAGCCCGCCACTGATCTGGCCGCGGCTGCAGGTCAAGCCTAATGCGTTCGACTACACCAGCGGACGAGCTGTTGCGAAGGATAGGTGAGCGATCATGAGTACCATCAGTCTGCGTCTGCCCGAGTCGCTGCACAACAAGGTGCGCGAACTCGCAAAAGAAGAGAACGTCTCGATCAACCAGCTCATCACTACCGCGCTCGCGGAGAAGATGGCGGCGCTCATGACGGTCGCGTACCTCGAAGAGCGCGCTACCAGTGGTGACCGGGCTAAGTTCGAGCGCGCCATGGGCAAGGTTTGCGATGTCGAGCCGGATGAAGCAGACGTCTGATCAGTAGAACAAGCATCAGCGGGCGGCAGCGCGCGCGGGAATCAAGCCTGCGGGTGGGCCACCGCTCACTCGCCGCGCGTTAGCGACACGAGTAATTCGAGTCCGGACGCGCGAGACTCCCGTAAGCGAACGCGCTCTCTTGACGTGAGTCACCATCGTGTACACAATAGTGTCACGATTGGAGGCACATCATGAAGTTCATCAGCGTCCGGGATCTCCGCGGAAAGTCTGCTGACATCTGGCGCGACCTGCCGGATGAGCGCGAGATGGTCGTCACCAGCAATGGGCGACCCGTCGCCATATTGGCAGCGGTCAACGAGTCCAACCTGGAAGAGTCACTCGCGGCGTTTCGTCAGGCACGCGCTGTCGATGCGGTTGCCGCTATGCAGCGTCGCTCGGTTGCCCGCGGAACAGATGCGCTGTCCCAAGCTGAGATCGACGCGGAGGTAGCTGCGGTCCGCAAGGCCCGTGTCCGTTGAGGATAGTGCTCGACACCAACGTGCTCGTCTCCGGGCTCCTCTCTCCATTCGGCCCTCCCGGTGAGATCGTCCGCATGGTGTCTTCTGGCGCGGTGACCCTGTGTCTCGATGCCCGCATACTCGCAGAGTACGACGAGGTCCTCGCAAGACCGAGGTTCGGCTTCGAGCCTGATGCGGTCGCTGCGCTGCTCGACTACATCGTCTTTGCCGGTGAGATCGCCGCTCCACAGCTGCTCGCCGCGCGCCTTCCGGACCCCGACGATGAACCGTTCCTTGAAGTCGCCTTGGCTTGCGGCGCTGACTGTCTGGTCACGGGGAACCTGGCGCACTTCCCCCCACAGTCCCGCTGCGGCGTGTCGGTGGCGTCGCCAGCAGAATTCGTTGAGCGGGTCCGCCTCGGGGGGTCAACGCGAGACACCTAACCCGCGCATCCACCGCGACAAACCGCGACGATGGCGTCTGTTGCGCGCATCTTGGCGTCGCTCTTCGCCCAAGAGCGTTTGACCGTCCTTAAGGAGAGTATTTCAGGCTCGCGCTTGGCACCGCTCGTGAATCGCGGGTAGGATTCCTCTTGGAGGTACATCATGGTCGCAGCCATCGAAGACAAGCGCGAGGCGATAGCCGCTCTGTGTCGCAAGTACGGAGTCGTCCGCATGGACGTCTTCGGCTCAGTGCTGCGCGATGACTATGATCCCGGCAAGAGTGACGTCGATTTGCTCGTCGATTTCGAGGCGCGTGATCCGTATGCGCTTGCGGAGGCGTACTTCGCCATGCTCGGTGAACTGCGTGAGATGTTCGGTGGCCCTGTCGACCTTGTGATGTCTGGCGCCATCAAGAATCCATATATCCTTGCGGATATCGAGGCGTCGAAGCAGGTGTTGTATGCGGCGTAGCGCGCTCGCCTATCTGCGGGATATCGTCGATGCATGCGATTCCGTCGTGGCTACGCTCAGCGGCGTGGACGTTGAGGCGTACCTTGCCAACCGCACGATCCGCTCTGCAGTGGAGCGCGAGTTCACGATCATCGGCGAGGCCGTGAACGCCATCTCTCGACAGAACCCGGAGTTGGCAGGCCAGATCTCCAACGCACGCAAGATCGTGGGATTTCGCAATCAACTCGTGCACGACTACATCGCGATCAGAGACGAGGTTGTCTGGGCGATCGCGCAGCATGACGCTCCGGTGCTTCGCGAGGAGTGCCGCGCGTTGATTGATGATCTGGAGCGGGCGGACTAACCAGTAGTTCAACCCGACTCGCTTCGCTAGCGGCTCAACTCACTGACGCCTACGCACCGTTCGAAGCGCGTCGACCACGGCCCACCACCACCGATCACAGTGCGCCCTTTCGGACTCTCCGCCGAGAGCCTTCGAAGGGGCGCTTTAGCGTAACTCCCTGGTAGACTGTCACCGTGATCATCTCTGTTGACTCCGTTACCAAGACCTTTGGCGCGCGCGTCCTGTTCGAGGGGGCGTCGCTGCGTGTCGGCGCGCGCGACAGGGTCGCCCTTCTGGGTCACAACGGATCCGGGAAGACGACGTTGCTCGAGATCATCGCAGGTCAGCAGAGCCCTGACAGCGGTACTGTCACCAGGGCAAAGGACGTGGTGATCGGCTACCTTACACAGGAAGCGATCGAGATATCGGGGCGCACCGTCCTTGAAGAAGCGCTAACGGCCGCGTCTGGCGTCACCACCCTTGAACACCGTCTCACCCTCCTTGAGAGCGAGATCGCCGAGACCCCCGCCGGTTCGGCGCAAGAGCGGTTGCTCGCTGAATACGGTGCGGCGCGCGAGCGGTTCGAACATCAGGGCGGCTACACCATCGAGCCGCGTGCGAGAGCGGTTCTCACCGGTCTCGGATTTAAGGAGCGCGACCTTTCCCGCATGGCCGAGGAGTTCTCGGGTGGCTGGCTCATG
This window contains:
- a CDS encoding nucleotidyltransferase domain-containing protein, which gives rise to MVAAIEDKREAIAALCRKYGVVRMDVFGSVLRDDYDPGKSDVDLLVDFEARDPYALAEAYFAMLGELREMFGGPVDLVMSGAIKNPYILADIEASKQVLYAA
- a CDS encoding DUF86 domain-containing protein, whose protein sequence is MRRSALAYLRDIVDACDSVVATLSGVDVEAYLANRTIRSAVEREFTIIGEAVNAISRQNPELAGQISNARKIVGFRNQLVHDYIAIRDEVVWAIAQHDAPVLREECRALIDDLERAD
- a CDS encoding putative toxin-antitoxin system toxin component, PIN family; amino-acid sequence: MRIVLDTNVLVSGLLSPFGPPGEIVRMVSSGAVTLCLDARILAEYDEVLARPRFGFEPDAVAALLDYIVFAGEIAAPQLLAARLPDPDDEPFLEVALACGADCLVTGNLAHFPPQSRCGVSVASPAEFVERVRLGGSTRDT
- a CDS encoding type II toxin-antitoxin system Phd/YefM family antitoxin; the protein is MKFISVRDLRGKSADIWRDLPDEREMVVTSNGRPVAILAAVNESNLEESLAAFRQARAVDAVAAMQRRSVARGTDALSQAEIDAEVAAVRKARVR
- a CDS encoding toxin-antitoxin system HicB family antitoxin is translated as MSTISLRLPESLHNKVRELAKEENVSINQLITTALAEKMAALMTVAYLEERATSGDRAKFERAMGKVCDVEPDEADV